In Frondihabitans sp. PAMC 28766, the following proteins share a genomic window:
- a CDS encoding ice-binding family protein: MFTRSFFRRTVPTAGTAIVLGVILSVAAAGTAQAATTLDGPIDLGTAVPFGVLGASTITNTGPSVIAGDVGVSPGTSITGFPPATLTGTGTLHQTDAVATGAQADTTTAFNAAASLTPTTSGLTQLNGLSLTPGVYSGGALSLSNNGALTLAGTAESVWVFQAASTLKIGSGTRITLTGGASACNVFWEVGSSATLGSAAQFQGTILAKQSITATTRATVVGRLLANNAAVTLDTNTITTPTGCAPVSTSGSAPVTTPSPAITSGTPTAATVGTPYRFTVTSTGTPTPTYTVTSGTLPAGLTLNATTGEITGTPTTAGSTPVTITASNGALPSVSAIYTVTVRAAAVTSPTPTPTPTPPASATVPTSTTSVPGNSSNGSTGTSELAFTGSNPTGPLIGATVLLLAGLALLGTSHRRRPARPRRHRMGV, from the coding sequence GTGTTCACTCGATCATTCTTTCGCCGGACGGTGCCCACCGCCGGAACAGCCATCGTCCTCGGTGTAATCCTCAGCGTCGCTGCTGCTGGGACGGCGCAGGCCGCCACCACCCTCGACGGGCCGATCGATCTCGGAACAGCTGTACCATTCGGCGTTCTCGGTGCGAGCACTATCACCAACACTGGCCCCTCCGTCATCGCCGGCGATGTCGGAGTCTCACCCGGCACGTCGATCACCGGCTTCCCACCGGCAACCCTCACCGGGACCGGGACCCTGCATCAGACCGACGCGGTCGCCACCGGGGCGCAAGCGGACACGACGACAGCTTTCAACGCCGCCGCCAGCCTGACCCCCACAACCTCCGGGCTCACCCAACTCAACGGTCTCTCCCTGACACCAGGCGTCTACTCCGGTGGGGCGCTCTCCCTCTCGAACAACGGGGCGCTGACCCTGGCCGGAACGGCTGAATCGGTCTGGGTGTTCCAAGCCGCCAGCACCCTGAAAATCGGATCAGGCACCAGGATCACCCTGACCGGCGGCGCGTCCGCCTGCAACGTCTTCTGGGAGGTCGGAAGCTCAGCAACCCTCGGCAGCGCCGCCCAGTTCCAAGGCACCATCCTGGCCAAACAATCCATCACTGCCACCACCCGTGCAACCGTCGTCGGCAGACTGCTGGCCAACAACGCAGCCGTGACCCTCGACACCAACACGATCACCACCCCGACAGGCTGCGCACCCGTGAGTACCTCCGGGAGCGCCCCCGTCACCACGCCCAGCCCCGCGATCACCTCCGGCACACCGACGGCCGCGACCGTCGGAACCCCTTACCGCTTCACGGTCACGTCCACCGGCACACCGACACCGACCTACACGGTCACCTCCGGCACCCTTCCGGCCGGCCTCACCCTGAACGCCACCACCGGCGAGATCACCGGCACCCCGACGACAGCAGGATCAACACCCGTCACCATCACCGCATCGAACGGTGCGCTCCCGTCCGTGTCCGCGATCTACACGGTCACTGTCCGCGCCGCAGCCGTGACCTCGCCCACACCCACACCGACACCGACACCACCGGCCTCCGCGACGGTGCCGACATCGACGACCTCCGTTCCCGGGAACTCCTCGAACGGGTCAACAGGCACGAGTGAACTCGCATTCACAGGCAGCAACCCGACCGGCCCGCTCATCGGCGCTACCGTGCTTCTCCTCGCAGGACTCGCCCTCCTCGGAACCTCACATCGGAGGCGCCCCGCGCGGCCGCGGCGACACCGAATGGGTGTCTAA
- a CDS encoding NAD(P)/FAD-dependent oxidoreductase, whose protein sequence is MHQPDVVVVGSGPNGLAAAVTMARAGLAVQVFEAKPTAGGGARTSELTLPGFLHDNCSAVHPMAVASAFFRQFRLAERIPLVTPDISYAHPLDHRQAGIAYRDLERTVDGLGQDGVTWRRLFGPLVEHADQVARLAGSSLLRAPRHPGTALQFACRTFQQGTRLWSTGFKEDVAPAMLTGVMAHAILPLPALAAAAAGLSLGTYAHARGWPVPVGGSQAITHALIDDLEQHGGEVITDHQVDDIGSLDGARAVVFDVSPRELLRISGRRFPDLYRRRLERFRYGSGTAKVDFALNVPVPWAVAELTKAGTVHVGGSRTDIARAEREVAHGQHAAAPYVLAAQPTPLDPSRTPAGGHVLWTYAHVPTGSNVDQTETIIRQIERFAPGFRDTILATHQRTAAGTEQYDANYVGGDIAAGRAGLHQLLARPILSTDPWRVPVDGMYLCSSSTPPGPGVHGLAGWYAARSALRHTFGIATMPSLAPD, encoded by the coding sequence ATGCACCAGCCGGATGTAGTCGTCGTCGGGTCAGGACCCAATGGTCTCGCGGCCGCCGTGACCATGGCGCGCGCTGGCCTCGCCGTGCAAGTCTTCGAAGCGAAACCGACCGCGGGAGGTGGGGCGAGAACGAGCGAACTCACCCTGCCCGGGTTTCTGCACGACAACTGTTCGGCGGTGCATCCGATGGCGGTCGCGTCGGCGTTTTTCCGCCAGTTCCGGCTCGCCGAACGGATCCCCCTGGTCACCCCGGACATTTCCTACGCCCACCCCCTCGATCACCGGCAAGCAGGCATCGCTTACCGCGATTTGGAACGCACCGTCGACGGGCTCGGCCAGGACGGTGTTACCTGGCGGCGCCTGTTTGGCCCCCTGGTCGAGCATGCCGACCAAGTTGCCCGGTTAGCCGGGTCCTCACTGCTTCGGGCACCTCGCCATCCGGGCACGGCCCTGCAATTCGCATGTCGCACTTTTCAGCAGGGCACGAGGCTCTGGAGCACCGGGTTCAAAGAGGATGTCGCGCCGGCGATGCTGACCGGGGTGATGGCGCATGCGATCCTGCCGCTCCCCGCCCTTGCCGCGGCCGCTGCCGGGCTTTCACTTGGTACCTACGCCCATGCCCGCGGCTGGCCGGTCCCTGTGGGTGGTAGCCAGGCCATCACCCACGCGCTCATTGACGACCTCGAACAGCACGGTGGAGAGGTCATCACCGACCACCAGGTGGATGACATCGGCTCCCTGGATGGCGCCCGCGCGGTCGTGTTCGACGTGTCACCACGAGAGCTGCTTCGCATTAGCGGGCGCCGGTTCCCCGACCTGTACCGGAGGCGCCTGGAACGGTTCCGGTACGGCAGCGGAACCGCGAAAGTCGACTTCGCCCTCAACGTACCCGTGCCTTGGGCCGTCGCAGAACTCACAAAGGCCGGGACGGTTCACGTCGGCGGCAGCCGCACCGATATCGCCCGCGCTGAACGGGAGGTCGCGCACGGACAACACGCAGCCGCACCCTACGTCCTCGCCGCGCAACCCACCCCGTTGGATCCCAGCCGCACCCCCGCGGGCGGCCATGTCCTCTGGACATACGCGCACGTCCCCACCGGCTCCAACGTTGACCAGACTGAGACCATCATCCGCCAGATCGAACGCTTCGCCCCCGGCTTCCGGGACACCATCCTCGCCACCCATCAGCGGACCGCCGCAGGCACCGAGCAGTACGACGCCAACTACGTCGGCGGTGACATCGCCGCAGGACGTGCGGGCCTTCATCAGCTCCTCGCCCGCCCTATCCTCTCCACAGACCCGTGGCGGGTCCCGGTCGACGGAATGTATCTGTGTTCCTCGTCGACCCCGCCCGGTCCCGGCGTGCATGGGTTGGCCGGCTGGTACGCCGCACGTTCCGCCCTCCGGCACACTTTTGGGATCGCAACGATGCCGTCACTCGCACCAGACTGA
- a CDS encoding IS3 family transposase (programmed frameshift) has protein sequence MSASRRRFTQEFKDELCHEVISTSKPIREVAEAYGVGPETLRNWLVKYRNAHGGSDTELTVTERARLKELERENQELRSETAFLKKASADYRPGAAVVSKYEYIDSQKNDPSVAHPVTRMCRWLQVSTSGFYHWASRPLSVTAGRRKALTQRIRHFFDASHGTYGYRRVHADLTDEGTWCSPELVRKVMRQEGLVACQPRPFRVTTDGDDAATLPDLVNRDFTADRPGVKFVGDITYIHTWQGFMYLATVIDCYSKKVVGWSIADHMRTELVADALRNAAATTRIDPDAIWHSDRGSVYTSAEFRALVTSLGMRSSMGRTGVCWDNAMAESFFSALKNELVYRTVYATKAQARRDVIAYIEGFYNSRRRHSALGYRRPNEVHYSYQQPALAA, from the exons ATGTCCGCATCGCGTCGACGATTTACCCAGGAATTCAAGGACGAGTTGTGTCACGAGGTGATTTCCACCTCGAAGCCGATCCGGGAAGTCGCCGAGGCCTACGGGGTCGGTCCCGAAACCCTCCGGAACTGGTTGGTGAAGTACCGAAACGCCCACGGCGGATCGGACACGGAGCTCACGGTGACCGAACGAGCGCGTCTGAAAGAACTCGAGCGGGAGAACCAAGAGCTGCGGTCGGAGACCGCGTTTCTAAAAAAAGCCAGCGCT GACTATCGCCCGGGAGCAGCGGTAGTGAGCAAGTACGAATACATCGACTCCCAGAAGAACGACCCGTCCGTGGCGCACCCGGTGACGAGAATGTGCCGCTGGTTGCAGGTGTCGACCTCGGGCTTCTATCACTGGGCGTCCCGCCCACTGTCCGTGACCGCGGGCCGCCGCAAGGCCCTCACCCAACGGATCCGGCACTTCTTCGACGCGTCCCACGGCACGTACGGGTATCGGCGTGTCCACGCCGACCTGACCGACGAGGGCACCTGGTGTTCCCCCGAGCTGGTGCGGAAGGTCATGCGCCAGGAAGGCCTGGTGGCCTGCCAGCCGCGCCCATTCCGGGTCACGACCGACGGTGATGATGCCGCAACCCTGCCGGACCTGGTCAACCGGGATTTCACCGCGGATCGGCCCGGGGTGAAGTTCGTCGGCGACATCACCTACATCCACACCTGGCAGGGCTTCATGTACCTGGCAACCGTGATCGATTGCTACTCCAAGAAAGTCGTCGGCTGGTCGATCGCTGACCATATGCGCACCGAACTTGTCGCCGACGCCCTCCGAAACGCGGCTGCCACGACCAGGATCGACCCTGACGCGATCTGGCACTCGGACCGTGGCAGCGTTTACACCTCCGCCGAGTTCCGGGCCCTGGTGACCAGTCTCGGGATGCGTTCCTCGATGGGGAGAACGGGCGTGTGCTGGGATAACGCGATGGCCGAATCATTCTTCTCGGCGTTGAAGAACGAGCTCGTCTACCGCACCGTGTATGCGACGAAGGCGCAGGCCCGGCGGGATGTCATCGCCTACATCGAGGGCTTCTACAACAGCCGCCGGCGCCACTCCGCCCTCGGCTACCGGCGGCCAAACGAAGTCCACTACAGTTACCAGCAGCCAGCCCTGGCAGCGTAG
- a CDS encoding bacteriorhodopsin, protein MLDSYAPWQVHLTLAEHSIIIYVLSVAGLALFAFFVKSWTSRNEVTSRFRGGIYAGMAITGIAFLSYLLLVVEFAIGYHRRGNTWVPDSNAILSWAPRYFDWTVTVPLLIIELLAVATLAGAAARRLRFIGVGAAFLMISTGYIGGVVIDSGTNMGALWLWGIISGIFMVILYVLIVYVVAKGRRDLAGTEAASTLRNAGILLVVTWLAYPVIFGLQGWGHGGAIITWMQVILSVADIIAKVGFGSMIHKIAKIRSSQDVTLGIDTLPESVWISSQKLSDGVLPPYAGPRA, encoded by the coding sequence ATGCTCGACAGTTACGCCCCGTGGCAAGTTCACCTCACCTTGGCCGAGCATTCGATCATCATCTACGTCCTCTCCGTCGCGGGTCTGGCGTTGTTTGCGTTCTTCGTCAAATCGTGGACATCCCGTAACGAGGTCACCTCCCGGTTCCGGGGCGGGATCTACGCGGGCATGGCGATCACGGGGATCGCGTTTTTGTCTTATCTGCTTCTGGTGGTCGAGTTCGCGATCGGCTACCACCGTCGCGGGAACACCTGGGTTCCCGATTCGAACGCGATCCTGTCCTGGGCGCCGAGGTACTTCGACTGGACCGTCACCGTGCCGTTGCTGATCATCGAATTGCTCGCCGTCGCCACCCTCGCGGGTGCAGCGGCACGTCGTCTCCGCTTTATTGGTGTGGGGGCCGCGTTCCTGATGATCTCCACCGGCTACATCGGCGGGGTGGTCATTGACTCCGGAACGAACATGGGCGCCCTGTGGCTGTGGGGCATCATCTCCGGCATCTTCATGGTCATCCTGTACGTCCTCATCGTCTACGTCGTCGCGAAAGGGCGCCGGGACTTGGCCGGGACGGAAGCCGCCAGCACCCTCCGCAACGCCGGCATTTTGTTGGTTGTGACGTGGCTGGCGTACCCGGTGATCTTCGGGCTGCAAGGGTGGGGGCACGGGGGTGCAATCATCACTTGGATGCAGGTGATCCTGTCGGTCGCGGACATCATCGCCAAGGTTGGCTTCGGGTCGATGATTCACAAGATCGCGAAGATCCGCTCCTCACAGGACGTCACCCTCGGAATCGACACCCTCCCGGAATCCGTCTGGATCTCCTCCCAGAAACTCTCAGACGGTGTCCTGCCGCCTTACGCCGGCCCCCGGGCATGA
- a CDS encoding AI-2E family transporter gives MGAAIAAALWVATRLSNVVIPLMIGIVVSALLVPFSNWLQRHGWPKWVAVIASLVAVLAGIAVLVFLVLWRVQASLPRLQHRAVAVVEQLQHFAKHSTLQLPTLDVDTVGSTVRSFIEGHAAQLEAGFAVAGGGLVDFGEGLFIVIFVTIFTLTGGRRMWQWVVTLFPRKAQPRLSVAGEAGWQTLTHFIRIQIVIAATDAAGIGLGAFILGLPLAAPIGVIVFIGAFIPVVGAFAAGALAVLIALLFKGWVAALVMLGIVILVQQLEGGSFTRS, from the coding sequence GTGGGAGCTGCGATCGCGGCCGCGCTCTGGGTCGCGACGCGGTTATCGAATGTCGTTATTCCCTTGATGATCGGGATTGTCGTGTCCGCTTTACTGGTCCCATTCAGTAACTGGCTGCAACGACACGGCTGGCCCAAATGGGTAGCCGTCATCGCCAGCTTGGTCGCTGTCCTCGCCGGTATCGCGGTCCTGGTGTTTCTGGTGCTGTGGCGGGTGCAAGCGTCCCTGCCCCGCCTGCAACACCGCGCCGTAGCGGTGGTCGAGCAACTCCAACATTTCGCCAAGCACAGCACCCTGCAACTACCCACCCTGGACGTTGACACCGTTGGGTCCACGGTGCGCTCGTTCATCGAGGGCCACGCCGCACAGCTCGAAGCAGGATTCGCCGTCGCCGGCGGTGGACTCGTCGACTTCGGTGAAGGTCTGTTCATTGTCATCTTTGTCACCATCTTCACCCTCACGGGTGGACGACGCATGTGGCAGTGGGTGGTCACCTTGTTCCCCAGGAAAGCTCAACCCCGGCTCAGCGTCGCGGGCGAGGCGGGCTGGCAAACCCTCACCCACTTCATACGCATCCAAATCGTCATCGCCGCAACCGACGCTGCCGGCATCGGCCTCGGTGCCTTCATCCTCGGTCTGCCTCTGGCGGCGCCCATCGGCGTCATCGTGTTCATTGGGGCGTTCATCCCCGTCGTCGGCGCGTTCGCTGCCGGAGCCCTCGCGGTCCTTATCGCTCTGCTGTTCAAGGGCTGGGTGGCGGCGCTCGTCATGCTTGGCATCGTCATCCTCGTCCAACAGCTCGAGGGGGGGTCCTTCACCCGTTCCTGA
- a CDS encoding gluconate 2-dehydrogenase subunit 3 family protein: MSDATLPLPDESGGGRFPGFDVMDQSKHWDDATLAVIGSRLHDLPHVRFFTPAEEATAKAVLDQLVGQQAAPGEPNIDLVRMVDRRLAEDETDGWHYDTMPPDEQAWRDTLKALDEDAVAESGSMFAESSWDNQHALLSSVQGGEGDEWHGMPRKAVWSLWTRYAATAFYSHPAAWNEIGFSGPAYPRGYKNIGVDKLEGYEVRDAHPQDNPVSGGHTSGSNS, encoded by the coding sequence ATGAGCGACGCTACCCTGCCGTTGCCAGATGAGTCCGGCGGTGGCCGTTTCCCCGGGTTCGACGTCATGGATCAGTCCAAGCATTGGGATGACGCCACTCTCGCTGTCATCGGAAGTCGGCTGCATGACCTTCCCCACGTGCGCTTTTTCACCCCCGCCGAAGAAGCCACGGCGAAGGCCGTCCTTGATCAGTTGGTCGGGCAACAGGCGGCGCCTGGAGAACCCAACATTGACTTGGTCCGCATGGTCGACCGGCGGCTAGCGGAAGACGAGACCGATGGCTGGCACTACGACACAATGCCCCCCGACGAACAGGCGTGGCGCGACACCCTGAAAGCTCTCGACGAAGACGCCGTCGCCGAATCCGGCAGCATGTTCGCGGAGTCATCCTGGGACAATCAACACGCGCTGCTCTCCTCCGTCCAGGGGGGCGAGGGCGATGAGTGGCACGGCATGCCACGAAAGGCCGTGTGGAGTCTCTGGACCAGATATGCGGCCACCGCGTTCTACTCCCACCCGGCGGCGTGGAACGAGATCGGTTTTTCCGGCCCCGCCTACCCCCGCGGGTACAAAAACATCGGCGTCGACAAGCTTGAAGGTTACGAGGTCCGAGACGCCCACCCACAAGACAATCCCGTCTCCGGCGGCCACACATCAGGGAGCAACTCATGA
- a CDS encoding DNA-binding response regulator has protein sequence MALINDYEVVLAGLSQMLSRYRSRIEVVEIHARTRVTVPVDVALYDTFGQPEDDAAEVRRLAGNPRNRHIALYTWKVDQDLIDSALAAGARGFLAKSMAAVELVDALERIAHGETVVSAPQQRIRPAPAVEWPGRSIGISDRESEILALITQGKRNIEIASLTHLSVNTVKTHIRSLYGKIEAENRVDAVIWGTQHGFQPDHRSIDLWMGEKD, from the coding sequence GTGGCGTTGATCAATGACTATGAAGTCGTCCTCGCCGGCCTGTCCCAGATGTTGAGCCGGTACCGGAGCCGCATCGAGGTGGTGGAGATTCATGCCCGGACGAGGGTCACCGTCCCCGTGGATGTGGCCTTGTACGACACCTTCGGGCAGCCGGAAGACGACGCGGCCGAGGTCAGAAGACTCGCTGGGAACCCCAGGAACCGCCACATCGCCCTGTACACCTGGAAGGTGGATCAGGACCTGATCGACTCCGCCCTGGCTGCCGGGGCTCGCGGTTTTCTGGCCAAAAGTATGGCTGCGGTGGAACTGGTTGACGCGCTCGAGCGGATTGCGCACGGGGAGACGGTGGTCAGCGCACCGCAGCAACGTATCCGCCCTGCTCCGGCTGTGGAGTGGCCGGGCCGATCCATCGGGATCTCCGATCGGGAGTCCGAGATCTTGGCACTGATCACGCAGGGCAAACGGAACATCGAAATCGCGTCTCTCACGCATCTCAGCGTGAACACCGTCAAAACTCACATCCGGTCCCTGTATGGGAAAATCGAAGCCGAAAACCGGGTCGACGCCGTCATTTGGGGAACCCAGCACGGGTTCCAACCCGACCACCGCAGCATCGACTTGTGGATGGGCGAGAAGGACTAA